ACTCCGAGACCAGCGAGGAGACCCGAGCTAACAAGGTAGCGTCCATCACCAAGGCCTCTACGTTGTAGCCTACAGAACACAGACACAACTTAATTTTAACAAGGCTACTTCCAGGCTAAACGATTACTGTGTCTTAACTCCGTATCTCATGAACCATCAAGGATCATCGTGACCGTACAGGAAGGTTTGACGCTTAGTCCATGAGGCTGAGGCTCACGGGGTCGACGGAACATGAAAGAGAGCCTCAAAACCACCGGTCAGCTTGCTGGCTAGAATGGTGCGTTGTCGATGTTAGACAAGAGATCTCACATATGTCCTAGGAGATAGCGAATGATTCGTTGATGGCCGATGATGGAATATCAGACGGATACTCGAAAAGTCACTGGTCGGAGGGACGCCCTCCCAGCTATATGGATCATGGAAAGCCATCTCGGGCAGAATGCTCCGCCCCGGGCCATGGACTAAACCGATAAAGCCGTCTACGGAATATGATCTTATTATTAaacattattattatttaaCATCAGCACAACTCTAGACCTTTCTTCATTTCTTACTTTTCTCCTTGCTtatccttcttcctctctggAGCATTCGTACGTGACATTCAGCTTCTCTCTAGAGCCATGTCCTCAGTCGGTATCTGATGGGAGACTTGACATTGCTCCCATTTCGTTACTTCCTTCTTTCGGGTCCCGACACGTCCGTTACTCGGTGCGATACGAGATTTTCGATTCGGTATCTTTGCCATCGATATacttaatattattatttatcTCATTTCTCCATTGCGCCAGTTCCTACCAAGGACTTTTCGCAATATGTTCCGAGTTGGATCATGGCTCTATGGCAAGAAGCCGGCTGCCAATGCCTCGACACAGTCTCTCGACTCTTTAGTCGAGTTGCGGGATCGTGAGTGTTCTTTTTGGTCTACGTTACGCCGCGTTGACTGATTGTTTCATTTGCTGTCGATTAGTTGAGGATGCTATGAGGGGTATGTCTGAGTTGCCCTATCCACCCGCGCACTCAAGTCGTGCGCTCGGACTATGCGACTTATGAACAAGACTGATCCTTTTGCTCAATGATGCAGCTGCCACTCTGATTCTCAATGACGACGTCGATGGCGCTGAAGCTGGTCTGGCAGAAGGGACGTCGGCCTTTCATAATGTATGTTTGACTCCTTGCGAGATATGACATCATCTTTGCGCTGACCAAATCTCGTACTTGCGTGCAGCTTGGGAGAGGAGTGGTGGCATTCATTCGGGCGACTTTGGGATTTGAACAAGACATCATGCGCCAAGGTGGGCTTAGAGTTTATCTCCTGTTCTTGATTGCAGTCAACTGCAGTCAGGCCTGTCGATAACTGACGCTCTTGTAGCATCGGAGCGACTGAACGAAGCCGAGACGAGTGCGTCCGTCGACCAGCACAGAGCACAGCACAACTCGTATGCGCCGAACACTTACCACTCGCCGATGTATTTGCCAGGAACCGAGTTTGCGTTGTGCCAGGCAATAGCGCAACTCATGAGCGCCATAGTCGGGGTGCTGAATGAAAGCCTCACAGAGAGTATAAAGGCATTCTATCGactccggaaagcctacaTCACCCTCGATGCCATTCTGAAGATGGAACAGAAATACATGGAGGAATCGCGCGCGGCGACGCTGGTAGAATCCACAACGTCTGGGTCCGTTCCGTCTTCCCTGCGTCACAGCTCTAGCAACCTTCATTCCTCGAgctcgtcgatctcctcggccaaAGGCAAAGAAGCGGCCGCGGACACACTTGCGGCACCTAGCAACGATACCGATGTCCAGGAAAGGTTGGCCGATTTGAATCTCTCGGGCGAACCCGCCGTTGCGGAAGACCCCGGTCAAACTCCGACCCCGATCAACACCGATATCCTCGACCATGACCCTGACTCCGACATCTTCCAGAATCAGATTGATGTCTTTGTGCACTCTGGTTCGAATTTCTGTTTTGGAGTCCTGCTTTTGCTGATCTCAATGGTGCCACCCTCTTTTAGCAAGCTGCTCAGTATTATTGGGTTCCACGGCGATAAAGAAAGAGGATTGAAAATGTTGTGGCAGGCCAGTAAGTTCCACAACTTAATCGGTGGTATTGCAGCTTTTGCCATTCTCGGCTACTACAACGGGTTCGTCCGTTATTGCGACATCATGCCTGATTCTATCCCGGGCAAAGACGGGGATGTGCAGGGTTATCCGCAGAAGCGGCTGGAATTGCTGCTTGCGAAGATGAGAGAGCGGTTTCCCAAGAGTCAGCTTTGGCTGCTCGAGGAGTCGAGGATGAGTGGAGCCAACAAAAATCTTGACAGGGCTCTGGAGTTGCTGTGTGGGGAGGAACGCAGCCCCCTGAAACAGGTTGAGGCATTGAGGGTTTTCGAGCGAAGCTTGAACGCCATGTATCTGCACAAATATGAACTGTGTGCAGATTCCTTCCTTGAGGTAAGAGCTGCTCACATGGAGGAGTCGCAGACGAGCCCACTAACCCATTGATTCAGTGCGTTGACCTAAATTCTTGGTCCCGCTCATTGTATTATTATATTGCTGGGTCCTGTCATCTCTCGTTATACCGGGACGCGAAGGAAACAGACTCTGCTAAAGCCGCAAAGCATGCCGAATTGGCTGAGAAATATTTCCGAATGGCCCCCACAGTAGCGGGAAAGAAGCGTTTCATGGCACGACAACTGCCTTTCGATGTATTTGTGGCTCGCAAGTTTGCTAAATGGGAGGCACGCGCCAAGGAGTGGAAGGTGTCTCTGGTCGATGCGGTGGGCGTTGACCCGATTGAGGAaatgattttcttttggAACGGCCATAGCCGTATGACGGAtgagcagctgcaagagTCGTTGCAGAAACTGGCCTGGAGTGAATCCAGCGCGAATACGACCTGGTCCCGAGAAGGTCCCGAGGAGAAAGCGATCTTGAAGTTGCTTCGAGCTGCTGTTCACCGCTCGCTACGCAAACACACCCAGGCAAAGGAAATGCTCGAGGATATCCTTGGCCAGGACCGAACATTGTTCAAGGGCCACCTAAAAGACGATTGGATTTGTCCAGTGGCCCACTTCGAAATGGCAGCGAATCTCTGGATGGAACGCCCAACATACATCGCCACCCATGGCGGAGCGAAACAAGACTCGAACAAAGAATCCGCTAGGCCTGCCAGCGTGAATGATGCGCTACAGTACGAGCGGGAGAAAGTACGGAAGTGCAAAGAGTATCTCGAAAAGGCGGCAAAGTGGGAGAGCTACGAGCTTGATGCGCGCATAGGTCTCAAGGTGACAGCCGCCATGGAAGCAGTGCAAAAGTGGGAGAGCACGCATCCGACGCTCTAGGGATTATGTGCATAATCAACGTGTATGGCTTGTACGATGGTATGAATCAGGGTTATCAAGCTTGTCATGGCAGAATAGATACGATAGACAAATATATCCGACCGCgtagtcacgtgatattgCGTAGATCGCTTGCATTTTCGGCCATCGGTTGTGATCTTCATTTGTGATTGCCCCAAAAAAGTTAAGAAATGGTGCTTGTCTCGACCAATGCTCAGACGATAATATTGGAGCATCGCATCTCCGTCTGTTTGCGGACTTGGATTCCTCATTGAGACGAACAGACAATCCATACATACTTCCTAGCGTCGCTTTCAGGATAGTTTCCATTGCCGAGTCCCACTTTATGGGACGCCGATGGGTGGCGATCCATTCCTCAAGCATCTACTCAACGTGGGCTCGGAAAAAATTCCGACGGATATGCCGCTTGTCATTGATGCTTGTGTATGAATGATCATCCCATTTTGAGATAGGGTGATAGAGTCGCGGACATGTTGCAGTGTTACGGCTGATGGGTCGCATGCTAATGTCGTCTTCCATCCGAACAACAGAGGACTCTGCCCGAAGATAAAAGCTATGAGATGTCAAATTCCCCACTTCGTCAGTCAACCAAAGGACGTGCGTGAGTCAGGTACTTATCGGACGTCCGACCAGTCTAACCTTTTGACAGACAGCGTTCGGTTAAAACGGCTCGTCACGATGGCAATTCTATGGGACTTTCTCATTAGTCTTGTTTATAACAAGCTCCAATCCCCATGCCTGGTGCCATTGATCCAGTTGGTCGCTCGATCATCTTTTTTTTGGCTTGCTGTGGGAGAGCCGAGATAGGATCCCTACAAATTCTGGTGACGTCGTAACTCTGTTATCACATTTAAGAATCAaacctttttttttgcgcCGAATTTTGCTAGGGAAATACCCTTTTCCACTCACGCAGGAGGAATTTGATTTGGCCAAATTCTAGGAATAGGACGTTCGCTTGTCTATGTTCGTATAGCGTGCTTCTTTCGTTTCTTAAATTGGCCATCTTGCTGTTGCGATCGCATGTTGCTTCTATGAAGTCATGACCGATAACGACCATTTCTCCCGCACATCTTCCACGTCTACGACAGGCAGTGATATCGACTCTCAGAGTGAACAAAATGGTTTCGACCAGGGCCACCGTGAACCCAACAACTCAGCGCTGGAAAAGCAGACCACTGCGGCCTCGGGACTGTCAGTACTCGAGCAGCGCGCACAGTCAGTGATATCCAGAATCCGAAGTCGAGAACCTGGACAAACTGCGCGTTTCACGCACCCTTTGTCGCATAGCAAAACGTCGGAAGATGTCATTGTGGATTTTGATGGGCCTGATGACCCATACAGGCCATTGAACTGGGGATTTAGGAAGAAGGCTGTCACTACCGTGCTATACGGGTTAACAACAATGGGTATGC
The DNA window shown above is from Aspergillus fumigatus Af293 chromosome 1, whole genome shotgun sequence and carries:
- the iml2 gene encoding TTC39/IML2 family protein, producing the protein MFRVGSWLYGKKPAANASTQSLDSLVELRDLEDAMRAATLILNDDVDGAEAGLAEGTSAFHNLGRGVVAFIRATLGFEQDIMRQASERLNEAETSASVDQHRAQHNSYAPNTYHSPMYLPGTEFALCQAIAQLMSAIVGVLNESLTESIKAFYRLRKAYITLDAILKMEQKYMEESRAATLVESTTSGSVPSSLRHSSSNLHSSSSSISSAKGKEAAADTLAAPSNDTDVQERLADLNLSGEPAVAEDPGQTPTPINTDILDHDPDSDIFQNQIDVFVHSGSNFCFGVLLLLISMVPPSFSKLLSIIGFHGDKERGLKMLWQASKFHNLIGGIAAFAILGYYNGFVRYCDIMPDSIPGKDGDVQGYPQKRLELLLAKMRERFPKSQLWLLEESRMSGANKNLDRALELLCGEERSPLKQVEALRVFERSLNAMYLHKYELCADSFLECVDLNSWSRSLYYYIAGSCHLSLYRDAKETDSAKAAKHAELAEKYFRMAPTVAGKKRFMARQLPFDVFVARKFAKWEARAKEWKVSLVDAVGVDPIEEMIFFWNGHSRMTDEQLQESLQKLAWSESSANTTWSREGPEEKAILKLLRAAVHRSLRKHTQAKEMLEDILGQDRTLFKGHLKDDWICPVAHFEMAANLWMERPTYIATHGGAKQDSNKESARPASVNDALQYEREKVRKCKEYLEKAAKWESYELDARIGLKVTAAMEAVQKWESTHPTL